One window from the genome of Leptospira broomii serovar Hurstbridge str. 5399 encodes:
- a CDS encoding DsbA family oxidoreductase, protein MKTEISIYSDVVCPWCYIGKKRLENAIEQWKVTHPSDSIQVNWKPFELNPDISSDGEDRVAHMVKKFGSLERIRSMTGRVADIAKEDGLFFSNLDKGHQPNTFILHALIRKAKQYDKESQLAEIFFRNFFSDGKNLSDESVILESLREAGIPETEFSSVKEDKLLLSEIEREEIEGKNMGVTGVPFYIFNEKYAVSGAQPVELFLQVFDRLESEGA, encoded by the coding sequence TTGAAAACTGAAATTTCAATTTATTCGGACGTAGTATGCCCTTGGTGTTATATCGGGAAAAAACGATTAGAGAACGCTATAGAACAATGGAAAGTTACGCATCCGAGTGATTCGATACAAGTTAATTGGAAACCATTCGAGTTAAATCCGGATATTTCTTCAGACGGAGAAGACCGAGTCGCACATATGGTCAAAAAATTCGGCTCTTTGGAGAGGATCCGTTCGATGACGGGGAGAGTCGCCGATATAGCAAAGGAAGACGGTTTATTTTTTTCTAATTTAGATAAAGGTCATCAACCCAATACGTTTATTCTTCATGCTTTGATTCGTAAAGCGAAGCAGTACGACAAGGAATCCCAACTGGCCGAAATATTCTTCCGAAACTTTTTTTCGGACGGAAAAAATTTATCGGACGAATCGGTCATTTTGGAGAGTCTTCGAGAGGCCGGCATACCGGAAACGGAATTCTCATCCGTGAAGGAAGATAAATTGCTATTATCGGAAATCGAAAGAGAGGAAATCGAAGGGAAGAATATGGGTGTTACCGGAGTTCCATTCTATATTTTTAACGAGAAATATGCGGTTTCAGGGGCGCAACCTGTCGAATTATTTTTACAGGTATTCGACCGTTTAGAATCGGAAGGGGCATAA
- a CDS encoding TlpA family protein disulfide reductase — MNAKTKSAFQYGAALMLLLFATFFLAWFRALDTKPVLSLEGMEFRIPEGKKAETKGKTTVVYFWATWCGVCTTNLPLVKWYASLLKERSGFTFLSVEEGENPIALNEYIQKKSIDFPVIPGNPILLRDWSIGGYPSFYILDGNGNVRFAESGIMSPFGIFLRLIWAKIFWP, encoded by the coding sequence ATGAACGCGAAGACAAAGAGTGCTTTTCAATACGGTGCAGCGCTCATGTTGCTCCTTTTCGCCACGTTTTTTCTCGCTTGGTTTAGGGCTTTAGATACAAAGCCTGTACTTAGTTTGGAAGGAATGGAGTTTCGTATTCCGGAAGGGAAGAAAGCGGAAACAAAAGGGAAAACGACAGTCGTTTATTTTTGGGCAACTTGGTGCGGTGTATGCACTACGAATCTTCCGCTTGTTAAGTGGTATGCGTCATTATTAAAGGAAAGATCAGGTTTTACTTTTCTAAGCGTCGAAGAAGGCGAAAATCCGATCGCTCTAAACGAGTATATCCAGAAAAAATCGATCGATTTTCCCGTAATCCCGGGGAATCCGATTCTTCTCAGAGATTGGAGTATCGGCGGATATCCTAGTTTTTATATTTTAGACGGAAACGGAAACGTTCGTTTTGCTGAATCCGGAATAATGAGCCCGTTCGGCATCTTTCTCCGATTAATTTGGGCGAAAATCTTTTGGCCTTAA
- a CDS encoding decaprenyl-phosphate phosphoribosyltransferase, whose amino-acid sequence MLVPYIKLLRPHQWVKNIILFAGIIFGKKLGDLESVERAIAAFFLFSLTASCQYVINDFLDRKEDALHPEKKHRPLASGAITPTVALFLTAILLSGTLILSFRLQPEFFYLVTFYLVFNVIYSRFLKHMVILDVMSISIGFVVRAVAGSVVVGVSFSSWLLLCTFMLALYWGFGKRRGELIILEDGAIGHRKILEEYSVNFLDLMMGIVATMTLVTYVMYVTSPTTIENLGTDKMVYTIPIVVYAIFRSLYIIYIKNMGHNPTRAILTDLGVLVAGFIWLLLVVWIMYSGPGQSLPIHL is encoded by the coding sequence ATGCTAGTCCCTTACATCAAGCTACTCCGCCCTCATCAATGGGTTAAGAATATTATTCTCTTTGCGGGGATTATTTTTGGCAAAAAACTCGGAGACCTAGAATCCGTTGAACGTGCGATCGCTGCATTCTTTCTATTTTCACTGACTGCGAGTTGTCAGTATGTGATTAACGATTTTTTGGACCGAAAGGAAGACGCTTTGCATCCGGAAAAAAAGCATCGGCCGCTAGCTTCGGGTGCGATTACGCCTACGGTCGCTCTTTTTCTTACGGCGATACTACTCTCGGGAACCCTCATCTTATCGTTTCGTTTACAGCCTGAATTCTTTTATCTAGTTACATTCTACTTGGTTTTCAACGTCATATATAGCCGTTTTCTTAAGCATATGGTGATCTTGGATGTTATGAGTATTTCGATAGGCTTCGTTGTTCGAGCAGTGGCCGGTTCCGTCGTAGTCGGAGTGAGCTTTTCGTCCTGGCTTTTACTCTGTACTTTTATGTTGGCTCTTTACTGGGGCTTCGGAAAAAGAAGAGGGGAGCTTATCATTCTTGAGGATGGCGCAATCGGACATAGAAAGATTTTAGAAGAATATTCGGTAAACTTTCTCGATTTGATGATGGGAATCGTCGCAACCATGACCCTCGTCACTTACGTGATGTATGTGACGAGTCCGACAACGATAGAAAATCTAGGAACGGATAAAATGGTGTATACGATTCCGATCGTAGTTTACGCTATCTTTCGCTCTTTGTACATCATTTATATAAAGAATATGGGTCACAATCCTACGAGAGCCATTCTGACGGATTTAGGGGTGTTGGTTGCCGGGTTTATTTGGCTCCTCTTGGTGGTCTGGATAATGTATTCCGGCCCCGGTCAAAGTTTGCCCATTCACCTTTAA
- a CDS encoding potassium transporter TrkG, whose translation MQSIKFFKRNINRIARAFLLLSVARILCLGFAAAILLGSFMIYASESGRLGYPDSFYIAASAICVTGLTTVSISGLAFSTQVIMMFLIQIGGLGIITFTVLVGILVVRGLSRSTRIAAFVFEAIDSHESEDGVEKSSKKAHYVRRILLSIVNISVSLELLGALLLYLFMPKNLSELPGDPNRVFLSLFTAVSAFNNAGFSIVDDVSFLASEPVCLVIIQGLIVMGGIGFPVIIFFEKTLLETFRKIMNRIEVAMETYLMSRALEEGKEPSWIYLLLIRLSFWAEDRLSLYRQALHGESNRIQMKVILYGSLILVHVGGLGILFAEWDNPDTIGKFGFMDKLFNSFFLSVSSRTAGFNTFDLSEIRSPTYVLLCSLMFVGGGPQGATGGIKITTFVILLMYLRNVINPQARVTIMGEEVSKNSVAISTRIYFLATIAIVFFMLVITITNEHRHGIEDIFFEVMSAFGTVGLTKGLTPYITGLEKFFYPCIMYVGRVGVFTLLIAFTGHSGLGSLGSKDDGIKIQVG comes from the coding sequence ATGCAGTCGATTAAATTTTTTAAGAGAAACATCAATCGGATAGCCCGGGCATTTTTACTGCTTTCGGTCGCTAGAATCCTGTGTTTAGGCTTTGCTGCGGCGATCCTGCTCGGCTCGTTTATGATCTATGCCTCCGAATCCGGCAGATTAGGTTATCCCGACTCGTTTTACATCGCGGCTTCGGCCATTTGTGTCACCGGATTGACTACCGTTTCCATCAGTGGACTAGCATTTTCTACCCAGGTGATCATGATGTTCCTGATCCAGATCGGCGGGTTAGGGATTATTACCTTCACGGTATTAGTCGGAATTCTCGTAGTCAGAGGTTTGTCTCGGAGTACCCGAATTGCAGCATTCGTTTTCGAAGCGATCGATTCGCATGAATCCGAAGACGGAGTGGAGAAATCTTCGAAGAAAGCGCATTATGTAAGAAGAATATTGCTTTCGATCGTTAATATTTCCGTTTCGCTGGAATTGCTTGGCGCACTCTTACTTTATCTATTCATGCCGAAAAATTTAAGCGAATTACCCGGCGACCCAAATCGGGTTTTCCTAAGTTTATTCACCGCAGTATCCGCGTTTAATAATGCCGGGTTTTCTATAGTGGACGATGTTAGTTTTCTTGCAAGCGAACCGGTATGTCTTGTCATCATACAAGGATTGATCGTGATGGGAGGTATCGGATTTCCCGTTATAATCTTCTTCGAGAAAACATTGTTAGAAACGTTTCGCAAAATTATGAATCGTATCGAAGTCGCGATGGAGACATATTTAATGTCTCGAGCATTGGAGGAAGGAAAGGAGCCTTCCTGGATTTACCTACTTCTGATCCGTCTGTCCTTCTGGGCCGAGGATCGTCTGAGTCTATACCGACAAGCCCTGCACGGCGAGTCGAATCGCATTCAGATGAAAGTAATTCTTTATGGATCCTTAATATTGGTACACGTTGGAGGGTTGGGAATCCTTTTTGCGGAATGGGATAATCCGGATACGATCGGAAAATTCGGTTTCATGGATAAACTATTCAATTCATTCTTCCTTTCCGTTTCATCTCGGACGGCGGGATTCAATACGTTCGACCTTTCGGAAATTAGAAGCCCGACATACGTTCTCCTTTGCTCCTTAATGTTCGTAGGAGGCGGGCCTCAGGGTGCGACCGGGGGTATTAAGATTACAACTTTCGTAATTCTCTTAATGTATTTGAGAAACGTAATCAATCCCCAGGCAAGAGTAACCATAATGGGCGAAGAAGTATCCAAAAACTCGGTCGCAATTTCCACTCGAATCTACTTTCTGGCGACGATCGCCATCGTATTTTTTATGTTGGTGATCACCATTACGAACGAACATAGGCACGGGATCGAAGATATCTTTTTCGAGGTGATGTCGGCTTTCGGCACGGTCGGCTTAACTAAGGGCTTGACGCCGTATATTACAGGGTTGGAAAAATTCTTTTACCCTTGCATAATGTACGTAGGGCGAGTCGGGGTCTTTACTCTTTTAATCGCTTTTACCGGACATTCGGGTCTGGGCAGCCTCGGTTCGAAGGACGACGGGATTAAGATTCAAGTAGGATAA